A DNA window from Jaculus jaculus isolate mJacJac1 chromosome 1, mJacJac1.mat.Y.cur, whole genome shotgun sequence contains the following coding sequences:
- the Prox1 gene encoding prospero homeobox protein 1 — MPDHDSTALLSRQTKRRRVDIGVKRTVGTASAFFAKARATFFSAMNPQGSEQDVEYSVVQHADGEKSNVLRKLLKRANSYEDGVMPFPGATIISQLLKNNMNKNGGTEPSFQASGLSSTGSEVHQEDICSNSSRDSPPECLSPFGRPTMSHFDMDRLCDEHLRAKRARVENIIRGMSHSPSVALRGNENEREMAPQPVSPRESYRENKRKQKLPQQQQQSFQQLVSARKEQKREERRQLKQQLEDMQKQLRQLQEKFYQIYDSTDSENDDGNLSEDSMRSEMLDARAQDSVGRSDNEMCELDPGQFLDRARALIREQEMAENKPKREGGNKERDHGPNSLQPDGKHLAETLKQELNTAMSQVVDTVVKVFAAKPSRQVPQVFPPLQIPQARFAVNGESHNFHTANQRLQCFGDVIIPNPLDTFGNVQMPNSTDQTEALPLVVRKNSSDQSASGPATGGHHQPLHQSPLSATAGFTTSTFRHPFPLPLMAYPFQSPLGAPSGSFSGKDRASPESLDLTRDTSSLRTKMSSHHLSHHPCSPAHPPSTAEGLSLSLIKSECGDLQDMSEISPYSGSAMQEGLSPNHLKKAKLMFFYTRYPSSNMLKTYFSDVKFNRCITSQLIKWFSNFREFYYIQMEKYARQAINDGVTSTEELSITRDCELYRALNMHYNKANDFEVPERFLEVAQITLREFFNAIIAGKDVDPSWKKAIYKVICKLDSEVPEIFKSPNCLQELLHE; from the exons ATGCCTGACCATGACAGCACAGCCCTCTTAAGCCGGCAAACCAAGAGGAGAAGGGTTGACATTGGAGTGAAAAGGACGGTAGGGACAGCATCTGCATTTTTTGCTAAGGCAAGAGCCACATTTTTCAGTGCCATGAATCCCCAAGGTTCGGAGCAGGATGTCGAGTATTCCGTGGTGCAACACGCAGATGGGGAAAAGTCAAACGTCCTCCGCAAGCTGTTGAAGAGGGCAAACTCGTACGAAGATGGTGTGATGCCTTTCCCAGGAGCGACCATCATTTCCCAGCTGCTGAAAAATAACATGAACAAAAATGGTGGCACCGAGCCCAGTTTCCAAGCCAGCGGCCTCTCCAGCACAGGCTCCGAAGTACATCAGGAGGATATATGCAGCAACTCTTCAAGAGACAGCCCCCCAGAGTGTCTTTCCCCTTTTGGCAGGCCTACTATGAGCCACTTCGATATGGATCGCTTATGTGACGAGCACCTGAGAGCAAAACGCGCCCGGGTTGAGAATATAATCCGGGGtatgagccattcccccagcgtGGCATTAAGGggcaatgaaaatgaaagagagatggCCCCGCAGCCCGTGAGTCCCCGAGAAAGTTACCGAGAAAACAAACGCAAGCAGAAGctgccgcagcagcagcagcagagcttCCAACAGCTGGTCTCGGCCCGGAAGGAGCAGAAGCGAGAGGAGCGCCGGCAGCtgaagcagcagctggaggacatgCAGAAACAGCTGCGCCAGCTGCAGGAGAAGTTCTACCAGATCTACGACAGCACCGATTCGGAAAATGACGATGGGAACCTGTCTGAAGACAGCATGCGTTCGGAGATGCTGGATGCTCGGGCCCAGGACTCAGTGGGGCGGTCAGACAACGAGATGTGTGAGCTGGACCCAGGACAGTTCCTCGACAGGGCTCGAGCCCTGATCAGGGAGCAGGAGATGGCTGAGAACAAGCCCAAGCGAGAAGGTGGCAACAAAGAAAGAGACCACGGGCCAAACTCATTACAGCCAGACGGCAAGCATTTGGCCGAGACCTTGAAACAGGAACTCAATACCGCCATGTCTCAAGTGGTGGACACAGTGGTCAAAGTCTTTGCAGCCAAACCCTCCCGCCAGGTCCCTCAGGTCTTCCCACCTCTCCAGATTCCCCAGGCCAGATTCGCAGTCAATGGAGAAAGCCACAACTTCCACACCGCCAACCAGCGCCTTCAGTGCTTTGGTGACGTCATCATTCCGAACCCCCTGGACACCTTTGGCAATGTGCAGATGCCCAACTCCACAGACCAGACCGAAGCACTGCCCTTGGTTGTCCGAAAGAACTCATCTGACCAGTCTGCCTCCGGCCCGGCCACCGGTGGCCACCACCAGCCCCTGCACCAGTCACCCCTCTCTGCCACAGCGGGCTTTACCACCTCCACGTTCCGCCACCCCTTCCCCCTGCCCTTGATGGCCTACCCATTTCAGAGTCCTCTCGGTGCTCCTTCTGGCTCCTTCTCGGGGAAAGACAGAGCCTCTCCCGAATCCTTAGACTTAACTAGGGATACATCGAGTCTGAGGACGAAGATGTCATCCCACCACCTGAGCCACCACCCTTGTTCCCCAGCACACCCACCCAGCACTGCCGAAGGGCTTTCCTTGTCGCTCATAAAGTCCGAGTGTGGAGATCTTCAAGACATGTCTGAAATCTCACCTTATTCGGGAAGTGca ATGCAGGAAGGATTGTCACCCAATCACTTGAAAAAAGCGAAACTCATGTTCTTTTATACCCGGTATCCCAGCTCCAACATGCTGAAGACCTACTTCTCCGATGTAAAG TTCAACAGATGCATTACCTCACAGCTCATCAAGTGGTTTAGCAATTTCCGTGAGTTTTACTACATTCAGATGGAGAAGTATGCGCGGCAAGCCATCAACGACGGGGTCACCAGCACGGAGGAGCTGTCCATCACCAGAGACTGCGAGCTGTACCGGGCTCTCAACATGCACTACAACAAGGCCAATGACTTTGAG